A genomic region of Caldicellulosiruptor acetigenus contains the following coding sequences:
- a CDS encoding DUF72 domain-containing protein, protein MGKKLYIGTSGWSYSHWKEIFYPVDLPYEKRLEFYSKHFATSEVNSSFYHLPQEKTIINWYNSTPEGFIFSVKASRIITHLKRLSDVDEEWENFIKRIDLLKEKLGPILLQFPPSFKKDEENLQRLISFLRGKEAYRFALEFRHKSWCDEEVYEILKSLHTAWVIADSSRYPKAKVITADFAYIRMHGPEALFSSCYSEEQLEELAKDIEEYLKICNEIYVYFNNDVNSCAVQNAKTLIEFTAHML, encoded by the coding sequence ATGGGTAAAAAACTTTATATAGGAACATCTGGCTGGTCATATTCTCACTGGAAAGAAATTTTTTATCCTGTTGACCTTCCTTATGAAAAAAGGCTTGAGTTTTATTCGAAACACTTTGCTACTTCTGAAGTAAATTCTTCATTTTACCATCTGCCACAGGAAAAAACTATAATAAACTGGTATAATTCTACTCCAGAAGGTTTTATATTCTCTGTTAAGGCTTCACGGATTATAACACATTTAAAGAGGCTATCTGATGTAGATGAAGAATGGGAGAACTTTATAAAGAGGATAGATTTGCTCAAAGAAAAACTTGGTCCTATTCTCTTGCAATTCCCTCCAAGCTTTAAAAAAGATGAGGAAAATCTGCAAAGATTAATAAGCTTTTTAAGAGGAAAAGAAGCGTATAGATTTGCGCTGGAGTTCAGGCATAAAAGTTGGTGCGATGAAGAAGTATATGAGATTTTGAAAAGTTTACACACGGCTTGGGTAATAGCAGATTCTTCCCGATATCCTAAAGCAAAAGTTATAACAGCAGACTTCGCATATATCAGAATGCACGGCCCTGAAGCCTTATTTAGTTCTTGTTACTCAGAAGAACAACTTGAAGAATTAGCAAAAGACATAGAAGAATATCTTAAAATCTGCAATGAAATTTACGTGTATTTTAACAACGATGTAAATAGCTGTGCGGTTCAAAATGCCAAAACTTTAATAGAGTTTACAGCGCATATGCTTTAA
- a CDS encoding sugar ABC transporter substrate-binding protein translates to MNRTLFKKTNKIIRKNYLNTIVLILIFITLLVVFAIYMLYFLKFGNKTQTTVKPSKVVIGFAMGTLKEERWFKDRDILIAKAHEKGYEVEWVNANENDVEQINQVKYLLSKNINILIIVPNNYEKCSSAVSLAKKRGIKVISYDRLVRNSDIDVYVSFNNYKVGELMAKWLIKKVPQGNYAFLLGDPGDYNVQMIKEGYHKVLDPFIEKKQINNVLEKYCYNWRKEYAYNYINNLLEQHKRINAVLASNDSLAEGAIMALSEKRLAGIVPVTGQDADISACQRIVKGTQLMTVYKPIDKLVDLTLEIVDRLINNKSLKPSLMLNNGYKNVPTFFIDPIAVDKNNINETVIKDNFHTWEEVYIVK, encoded by the coding sequence ATGAACCGGACACTATTTAAAAAAACAAATAAGATAATCAGAAAAAACTACCTAAATACTATTGTCTTGATATTAATCTTTATCACTTTACTGGTAGTATTTGCTATTTATATGTTATACTTTTTAAAGTTTGGTAATAAAACACAAACCACTGTTAAACCATCGAAAGTTGTAATTGGCTTTGCAATGGGAACATTAAAAGAGGAAAGATGGTTCAAAGACAGAGACATCCTAATTGCCAAAGCTCACGAGAAAGGCTATGAGGTTGAATGGGTGAATGCAAACGAAAATGATGTGGAACAAATAAACCAGGTGAAGTACCTTCTCAGTAAGAATATCAATATTTTGATAATTGTACCTAACAATTATGAAAAGTGTAGTAGTGCTGTAAGCTTGGCTAAAAAGCGCGGTATCAAGGTTATTAGTTATGACAGGCTTGTAAGAAATAGTGATATAGATGTATATGTGTCGTTTAACAATTATAAGGTCGGAGAACTCATGGCAAAGTGGCTTATAAAAAAGGTTCCTCAAGGTAACTATGCATTTTTGCTTGGTGACCCAGGCGATTACAACGTTCAGATGATAAAGGAAGGATATCACAAAGTTTTAGACCCTTTCATCGAAAAAAAACAAATCAACAATGTGCTGGAGAAGTATTGTTACAACTGGAGAAAAGAATATGCTTACAATTATATCAACAACCTGTTGGAACAACACAAAAGAATCAACGCCGTCTTAGCATCCAATGATTCTCTTGCGGAAGGAGCCATTATGGCACTTTCTGAAAAAAGATTAGCTGGAATTGTTCCTGTCACTGGACAGGATGCAGACATATCTGCTTGTCAAAGAATTGTCAAAGGTACTCAGCTTATGACTGTCTATAAGCCCATCGATAAACTTGTCGATTTGACCCTTGAAATAGTAGATAGATTGATTAATAATAAAAGCCTTAAGCCATCTTTAATGCTGAACAACGGTTATAAAAACGTCCCTACCTTTTTTATTGACCCAATTGCTGTAGATAAAAACAACATAAATGAGACGGTTATAAAGGACAATTTCCATACATGGGAAGAGGTTTATATTGTAAAATAA
- a CDS encoding response regulator transcription factor encodes MIYKILIADDEKIVVDSIKFILENNLKENIEITTFLSGREALENLLFYQYHIVFIDIKMPDLDGLELIEEYRKLRNSEFPLFIIVSAYDKFEFAKKAIKEKAFAYILKPYSIDDILSTIKLAMSQVEQILAKTRENIEKNAQLIVMRNLLENSFIPTLIFKNAFDIVDINQYEKIFGINLKSGFLCVLTLKDKSDFVLNFRELDNIRKDMRILFEHKALISIGMGEYLICFFPAKDQKEADLLKEKVQEILKQKPYWNNIKIGFSDLYYLEEGYENAFWEAYYNILDLDTPDDKEENEHSLLLIENLEAKLIHSINNPTQVPLIENYINQLHKLYVEVFGENNLKYKMIKLIIMLLLETGATNKEESFDIEKVITEILNADAHRILEISKRAILALFGKAKVNHEQIINNDSINKAIDFINQNYNQEISLAQISATFNFNPYYFSKLFKKYAGVSYKTYLTKLRIQKACELLKNSSKSIKEIAFLVGFSDPNYFIKAFKKFVGVTPSVFRNMPEQLI; translated from the coding sequence ATGATTTATAAAATCTTAATTGCTGATGATGAAAAAATTGTTGTAGACTCAATTAAATTCATTCTTGAAAATAACCTTAAAGAAAATATCGAAATTACAACATTCCTATCTGGCCGGGAAGCTTTAGAAAATTTATTATTTTATCAATACCATATAGTATTTATTGACATAAAAATGCCAGATTTGGATGGTCTTGAACTTATAGAAGAATATCGCAAATTGAGAAATTCTGAATTTCCTCTTTTTATAATAGTCTCTGCTTATGATAAATTTGAGTTTGCCAAAAAAGCAATAAAAGAAAAGGCTTTTGCATATATCCTTAAACCTTACTCAATAGATGACATACTATCAACCATAAAATTAGCCATGTCTCAGGTAGAACAAATATTAGCAAAAACAAGAGAGAATATAGAAAAAAATGCTCAATTGATTGTGATGAGAAATCTTCTTGAAAATAGTTTTATCCCCACCCTTATTTTTAAAAATGCTTTTGATATAGTTGACATCAACCAGTACGAAAAAATTTTTGGGATAAATTTGAAAAGTGGATTTTTGTGTGTTTTAACGCTTAAGGATAAAAGTGATTTTGTATTGAACTTTCGGGAATTAGACAATATAAGAAAAGATATGAGGATTTTATTTGAGCACAAAGCTTTAATTTCAATTGGTATGGGAGAATATTTAATATGTTTTTTCCCAGCAAAAGACCAAAAAGAAGCAGATCTTCTAAAGGAAAAAGTTCAAGAAATTCTAAAACAAAAGCCTTACTGGAACAACATAAAAATTGGGTTCAGTGACCTTTATTACTTAGAAGAAGGATATGAGAATGCTTTCTGGGAGGCATATTATAACATCCTTGATTTAGATACACCAGATGACAAAGAAGAAAATGAGCATTCATTGCTTTTGATTGAAAACTTGGAAGCAAAATTAATACATTCCATCAACAATCCTACACAGGTTCCACTAATAGAAAACTACATCAATCAACTTCACAAACTTTATGTTGAAGTGTTTGGTGAAAATAATTTAAAATACAAGATGATAAAATTAATTATTATGTTACTTCTCGAAACAGGGGCAACAAACAAGGAAGAGTCTTTCGATATAGAGAAAGTAATTACTGAGATACTAAATGCCGATGCTCACCGCATTCTTGAAATATCCAAAAGGGCAATACTTGCTCTTTTTGGTAAAGCAAAAGTAAACCACGAGCAAATTATAAATAACGATTCAATAAACAAAGCCATAGATTTCATCAACCAAAATTACAATCAGGAGATATCTCTTGCACAAATAAGCGCTACTTTTAACTTCAATCCATATTATTTTAGTAAACTTTTCAAAAAATATGCTGGCGTGAGTTACAAGACTTATCTTACAAAATTGAGAATTCAAAAAGCCTGTGAACTTTTAAAGAATTCATCAAAAAGTATAAAGGAAATAGCTTTTTTGGTTGGATTTTCAGACCCAAACTACTTCATTAAGGCTTTCAAGAAATTTGTTGGCGTTACACCCTCGGTCTTCAGAAACATGCCAGAACAACTAATTTAA
- a CDS encoding sensor histidine kinase — protein sequence MKFFSVQSKLLAFFFILIASLLAIDILIQYNNNYLISLVNETFDTINTINRTKQDINMLNSNIQRYLVAGDSDSMLAVYGCINSIDEKLSMLENKILGKEEYLYYTNLSAIFEYLSKLVEKLVIYKKGNLPLAKVYSEYLDFSGFFKEYLEKFSEQKVKFTMEIHIKVQQQLNTIRKINIAVILIWTLFASLLSIVFSSTFTTPIINLSKVANKIAHGNLEVQLPSYSANDEVAILYNSFSNMISNIKEMVKKLEEKADLERMYAQQKIEAIKYKQALQEAELKNLQAQINPHFLFNTLNTILQIAMFENAKQTYEILLRTSNYLRYVVHNINRVVKLQEEIDNVKNYMYIYSMRFGDRIRLEIEIEEELKDLLVPCMILQPLVENAIIHGFKEKECGEIKINAKKIQDQAVIEVVDNGQGIDIETIENLKNSSFEKNKTTGIGLSNIAKRLSFFYNIQNPLSIEANPQGGTKVTIKVPFITEISQLPKQEVDTI from the coding sequence ATGAAGTTTTTTTCTGTTCAAAGCAAACTGCTTGCGTTTTTCTTTATTTTAATAGCTTCTCTGTTAGCAATAGATATTTTAATTCAATACAACAATAACTATCTCATAAGCTTAGTAAATGAAACCTTTGACACCATTAATACCATTAATAGAACAAAACAAGATATAAATATGCTCAACTCTAATATCCAGAGGTATTTAGTTGCAGGTGATTCAGATTCAATGCTTGCAGTTTACGGCTGCATAAACTCAATAGATGAAAAACTTTCTATGCTGGAAAACAAAATACTTGGAAAAGAAGAATATCTATACTACACAAATCTTTCTGCTATTTTTGAGTATTTAAGTAAATTAGTTGAAAAACTTGTGATTTACAAAAAAGGTAATCTCCCTCTTGCAAAAGTCTACTCTGAATATTTGGATTTTTCGGGATTTTTTAAGGAATACCTTGAAAAGTTCAGTGAACAAAAAGTAAAATTTACCATGGAAATTCATATCAAAGTGCAGCAGCAGCTAAATACCATAAGAAAAATCAACATAGCCGTGATTCTCATATGGACATTATTTGCTTCACTTTTGAGCATTGTGTTCAGCAGCACATTTACAACTCCTATAATAAATCTTTCAAAAGTTGCCAACAAGATAGCACATGGCAATTTGGAAGTACAGCTTCCTTCTTATTCTGCCAATGATGAGGTGGCTATTTTGTATAACTCATTCTCTAACATGATATCTAACATAAAAGAAATGGTGAAAAAGCTGGAAGAAAAAGCTGATTTAGAAAGAATGTATGCTCAGCAGAAAATTGAAGCAATCAAATACAAGCAGGCTCTGCAAGAGGCAGAACTCAAAAATCTTCAAGCGCAGATTAATCCTCATTTTCTCTTTAACACTTTAAACACAATCCTCCAGATAGCAATGTTCGAAAATGCTAAACAAACATATGAAATTCTTTTGAGAACTTCTAATTATCTGAGATATGTGGTACACAACATAAACAGAGTTGTAAAGCTGCAGGAAGAAATAGACAATGTAAAGAATTATATGTATATCTATTCGATGAGATTTGGTGATAGAATAAGATTAGAGATAGAAATAGAAGAGGAATTAAAAGATCTTCTTGTTCCATGCATGATATTGCAGCCACTTGTGGAAAATGCTATTATTCATGGGTTTAAGGAGAAGGAATGTGGCGAAATTAAAATTAACGCCAAGAAAATACAAGACCAAGCAGTGATTGAAGTTGTAGACAATGGTCAGGGAATTGACATTGAAACCATCGAAAATCTCAAAAATTCGTCTTTCGAAAAAAACAAAACCACGGGAATTGGACTTAGTAACATTGCCAAGCGGCTTTCTTTCTTTTACAATATTCAAAATCCATTGTCTATAGAAGCAAATCCACAGGGCGGTACAAAAGTAACAATAAAAGTGCCCTTTATAACAGAAATTTCCCAGCTTCCAAAACAAGAGGTGGATACTATATGA
- a CDS encoding sugar ABC transporter substrate-binding protein — translation MRTKLQKFSFRIMVAVSVVIFVAIVLYDIYNIRFINTSTKKVNLKSSTRVMMILPQNQTYWNWFLDQFEKMSEKQGILPDIVFYNTSSEAYKFLKLAEVTRPDAIVMCNIYNSKEIAQALSSLKNKGIFIASLFNDMLFRYEDVFVGIDYYYKGKIAGKIIYKVLNEKKSIPSKLKIAIVNPLYTTIGGALEVKGLVDFLKAKGIKDIAIKNFNFEYPSFPPEEVARQLILENAQKFNVIYVGSETDTMTVAQNILTFNKLDQFIVIGAGTNEKLQKYVREKIINGIINDNGQLIAQKLCEALLSWKKFGHASSYISTNFEVIE, via the coding sequence ATGAGGACAAAACTGCAAAAATTCAGTTTTCGAATCATGGTGGCTGTTAGTGTAGTAATATTTGTAGCAATTGTTTTATACGATATCTATAATATACGATTTATAAATACCTCTACCAAAAAGGTTAATTTAAAAAGCTCCACACGTGTAATGATGATACTTCCTCAAAACCAAACATATTGGAACTGGTTTTTGGACCAATTTGAAAAGATGTCCGAAAAACAAGGAATATTACCTGATATTGTGTTTTACAACACTTCCTCAGAGGCGTATAAGTTTTTAAAGCTCGCTGAGGTAACAAGACCGGATGCTATCGTAATGTGCAATATATATAACTCTAAAGAAATAGCCCAGGCTCTATCTTCTTTGAAAAATAAAGGAATTTTTATAGCTTCTCTATTTAACGATATGTTATTTAGATATGAAGATGTATTTGTTGGTATTGATTATTATTACAAAGGAAAAATTGCAGGGAAGATTATATATAAAGTACTAAATGAAAAGAAAAGTATTCCATCTAAATTGAAAATTGCAATTGTAAACCCTCTTTACACAACCATTGGTGGCGCTCTTGAGGTAAAGGGACTTGTAGATTTTTTAAAAGCAAAAGGTATAAAAGACATAGCAATAAAAAACTTCAATTTTGAGTATCCCTCTTTTCCACCTGAAGAGGTGGCAAGACAACTAATACTTGAAAATGCTCAGAAATTCAATGTCATTTATGTTGGAAGTGAAACTGATACCATGACGGTAGCTCAGAACATTTTAACATTCAACAAGCTTGACCAATTTATAGTGATTGGTGCTGGAACCAACGAGAAGTTACAAAAGTATGTAAGAGAAAAAATAATCAATGGAATTATAAACGATAACGGACAGCTAATAGCCCAAAAGCTATGTGAAGCTCTGCTGAGCTGGAAAAAGTTTGGTCATGCTTCTTCTTACATCTCAACTAACTTTGAAGTGATTGAATAA
- the xylF gene encoding D-xylose ABC transporter substrate-binding protein, with the protein MKKSLLRFIAIFVAIAFVIGIGFAVVPKYAKAKSSKQIKIGLSLATLQEERWHKDRDEFVKAATKLGAKVYVQAANMDDVKQKEQCENLISQGVDVLVIVPNNAEVFTSIIDEAHKAGIPVISYDRLIRNANVDLYISFDNIKVGELQGKYLTTKVPKGNYFVFRGAPTDNNATLFYQGAMKYITPLVKSGKVKVLFDQPVKDWKPEEALRLCENALTAAKNNVQGILAPNDGTAGGIIQALKAQGLAGKVVVTGQDADLAAVKRIIEGTQTMTVFKDVRLLAKKAAEVAVELAKGKKVSQLKDVNGKVYNGKLNVPSILLTPVAVDKSNIDKVLIQSGWFTREQVYGKK; encoded by the coding sequence ATGAAAAAGTCACTATTAAGATTTATTGCCATTTTTGTTGCGATTGCATTTGTGATTGGTATAGGCTTTGCGGTTGTTCCAAAATATGCAAAAGCTAAATCGTCAAAACAGATCAAAATTGGACTTTCTCTTGCAACATTGCAGGAGGAAAGATGGCACAAAGACAGAGATGAATTTGTAAAGGCAGCTACAAAACTGGGTGCAAAAGTATATGTGCAAGCTGCAAATATGGACGACGTGAAACAAAAAGAACAGTGTGAAAATCTTATTAGCCAAGGTGTAGACGTTTTGGTTATTGTTCCAAACAATGCAGAAGTTTTCACATCAATAATTGATGAAGCACACAAGGCAGGAATACCAGTAATTTCATATGACAGATTGATAAGAAACGCAAATGTTGACCTCTATATTTCGTTTGACAATATTAAAGTTGGTGAGTTGCAAGGAAAATATCTCACAACAAAAGTTCCAAAAGGAAATTACTTTGTTTTCAGAGGTGCTCCAACCGATAACAACGCTACACTCTTCTATCAAGGTGCTATGAAATACATCACTCCACTTGTAAAGAGCGGCAAAGTAAAAGTATTATTTGACCAGCCAGTAAAAGACTGGAAACCAGAAGAGGCATTAAGACTTTGTGAAAATGCACTCACTGCAGCAAAGAACAACGTTCAAGGAATCTTGGCACCAAACGATGGAACAGCAGGTGGAATTATTCAGGCACTCAAAGCTCAAGGACTTGCAGGAAAAGTTGTTGTAACAGGTCAGGATGCTGACCTTGCAGCTGTTAAGAGAATTATTGAAGGAACACAGACAATGACAGTGTTTAAAGATGTAAGACTCCTTGCAAAGAAAGCTGCTGAGGTTGCAGTTGAACTTGCAAAAGGCAAGAAAGTTTCTCAGCTCAAAGACGTTAACGGAAAAGTTTACAATGGTAAGCTGAACGTTCCATCTATACTCCTCACACCTGTTGCAGTTGACAAGTCAAACATTGACAAAGTACTGATTCAGAGTGGTTGGTTCACAAGAGAACAGGTATATGGAAAGAAATAA
- a CDS encoding xylose ABC transporter ATP-binding protein: MSEYILEMVHITKEFPGVKALDDVTFRVKKGEIHALVGENGAGKSTLMKILSGVYPHGTYSGDIFIEGKKQHFRNIKDSEHAGVAIIYQELTLVKGMTVGENIFLGREPVVNGIINWNKVYADSKKLFEKLNIEIDVYEKVENLGIGQQQMVEIAKAISKDSKILILDEPTAALTESETRQLFRILKDLKNHGVTCIYISHRLEEIFEIADTVTVLRDGKTISTDPISALTEDEIIKRMVGRELTQRYPKVPHRAKRTIMEVRNFSVYDKDNPEKKIIDNVSFEIKEGEILGVSGLMGAGRTELFMSIFGAYPGRKEGEIWLEGKKINIDNPRQAIEYGICYLSEDRKRYGLVLMMDIKDNILLPNYQKFANGGIINIPKSLSTALDYVGKLRIKIASPFQRVENLSGGNQQKVIIAKWLLANPKILILDEPTRGIDVGAKYEIYNLMNQFVEQGVGIVMISSELPEILGMSDRILVMQKGRIAGQLLADEATQEKIMTLATGGR, encoded by the coding sequence ATGAGCGAATATATTCTTGAAATGGTTCACATAACAAAAGAATTTCCAGGTGTCAAGGCATTAGATGATGTAACTTTTAGAGTGAAAAAAGGAGAAATTCACGCCCTTGTTGGTGAAAATGGTGCAGGCAAATCAACGCTTATGAAGATTTTGAGCGGGGTTTATCCGCATGGCACATACAGCGGTGATATCTTTATAGAAGGAAAAAAACAGCACTTTAGAAACATTAAAGACAGTGAGCATGCGGGAGTAGCTATAATATACCAGGAGCTTACGCTTGTCAAAGGAATGACTGTTGGCGAAAACATTTTTCTTGGAAGAGAGCCGGTTGTGAACGGAATTATAAACTGGAATAAGGTTTATGCTGATTCGAAAAAGCTTTTTGAAAAGCTAAATATAGAAATAGATGTGTATGAAAAAGTAGAGAATTTAGGAATAGGTCAGCAGCAGATGGTTGAGATAGCAAAGGCAATTTCAAAAGACAGTAAGATTTTAATTCTTGACGAACCTACAGCAGCTTTAACAGAAAGCGAAACCAGACAGCTTTTCAGAATCTTGAAAGATTTAAAAAACCACGGTGTTACATGCATATATATCTCTCACAGATTGGAAGAAATTTTTGAAATTGCAGACACAGTAACAGTTTTAAGAGACGGCAAAACAATATCAACAGATCCAATATCAGCTTTGACAGAGGATGAGATAATAAAAAGAATGGTTGGTCGTGAACTTACTCAAAGATATCCGAAAGTCCCTCACAGAGCAAAAAGAACAATTATGGAAGTTAGAAATTTTTCTGTATATGACAAAGACAATCCTGAAAAGAAGATAATTGACAATGTAAGTTTTGAGATAAAAGAGGGCGAGATATTAGGTGTATCAGGGCTTATGGGAGCTGGAAGAACAGAGCTGTTTATGAGCATATTTGGAGCATATCCTGGCAGAAAAGAAGGAGAGATTTGGCTTGAAGGCAAAAAAATTAACATAGATAATCCCCGACAGGCAATTGAATATGGAATATGTTATCTATCTGAAGACAGAAAACGATATGGGCTTGTGCTCATGATGGATATTAAAGACAACATCCTCCTACCAAATTACCAAAAGTTTGCAAATGGAGGTATCATAAATATACCAAAGTCACTCAGCACTGCTTTAGATTATGTAGGGAAACTGAGGATAAAAATAGCTTCGCCTTTTCAAAGGGTTGAAAACCTAAGCGGTGGTAACCAGCAGAAGGTTATTATTGCAAAATGGCTTTTGGCAAATCCTAAAATCTTGATTTTGGATGAACCAACAAGAGGTATTGACGTTGGCGCAAAATATGAGATTTATAATCTGATGAACCAGTTTGTAGAACAGGGCGTGGGTATTGTAATGATTTCTTCAGAACTACCAGAGATTTTGGGTATGAGCGACAGGATTCTTGTTATGCAAAAAGGCAGAATTGCCGGGCAGCTTCTTGCAGATGAAGCAACACAAGAAAAGATAATGACTTTGGCAACAGGAGGAAGGTAA
- a CDS encoding sugar ABC transporter permease, with protein sequence MNWKKNLRTYTLIIAILLIWTIFTILTDGNFLTPRNLSMLARQMAITALVAIGMVFVIVAGHIDLSVGSVVGFTGAIAGVLQVWNGWSTPATVIAVLIIGILIGIWQGYWVAYRGVPAFIVTLAGMLVFRGGVLLASRGITISPFKESFTFIGQGYLNKALSVVFGAVLIVGYLLLTISQRNRRKKYNLEVLPIGLEVAKAAVVIALIAAFTGVMISYEGISIPVLILVIFTILLTFVSQNTTFGKYVYAIGGNKEAAKLSGINIKNVTMKIFILMGFLSALAGIVLTSRLDAATSGAGTNMELDAIAAAILGGTSTLGGEGTVPGAIIGALIMASIDNGMSLLNLEYSYQLIVKGLVLVFAVWLDIMSRKKA encoded by the coding sequence ATGAATTGGAAAAAGAATTTGAGGACATATACTCTTATAATTGCCATTCTTCTTATATGGACAATATTCACAATATTAACCGATGGAAACTTTTTGACTCCGCGAAATCTTTCAATGCTTGCAAGACAGATGGCAATTACAGCGCTTGTTGCAATCGGAATGGTATTTGTAATTGTTGCAGGGCACATTGACCTTTCAGTAGGTTCTGTTGTTGGTTTTACAGGCGCAATTGCTGGTGTGCTTCAGGTGTGGAATGGTTGGTCAACTCCTGCTACAGTCATTGCAGTTTTGATAATTGGTATTTTAATTGGAATATGGCAAGGATATTGGGTTGCATACAGAGGTGTTCCAGCGTTTATTGTTACTTTGGCGGGAATGCTTGTGTTCAGAGGTGGAGTACTCTTAGCAAGCAGAGGTATTACAATCTCACCTTTTAAAGAGAGTTTTACTTTTATTGGGCAAGGGTATCTTAACAAAGCATTGAGTGTGGTATTTGGTGCCGTACTGATAGTAGGATATTTACTGCTGACAATCAGTCAGAGAAATAGAAGAAAAAAATACAATTTAGAGGTTCTGCCGATAGGATTGGAAGTAGCAAAAGCAGCCGTTGTAATTGCATTGATTGCAGCATTTACAGGTGTCATGATAAGCTATGAGGGTATTTCAATTCCGGTTCTTATATTAGTGATATTTACAATACTGCTGACTTTTGTTTCACAGAACACAACTTTTGGTAAGTATGTCTATGCGATAGGTGGAAACAAAGAAGCTGCAAAACTTTCAGGTATTAACATAAAGAATGTTACAATGAAGATATTTATTCTGATGGGATTTTTATCAGCACTTGCAGGGATTGTGCTTACATCGAGACTTGACGCTGCAACATCCGGTGCAGGAACGAACATGGAACTTGATGCTATTGCGGCAGCAATCCTCGGTGGAACAAGTACCTTGGGTGGTGAAGGAACAGTACCAGGTGCTATAATCGGTGCTTTAATTATGGCAAGTATCGACAATGGCATGAGCCTTTTGAACTTAGAGTATTCTTATCAGCTGATTGTAAAAGGTCTTGTACTTGTCTTTGCAGTATGGCTTGATATTATGTCAAGAAAGAAAGCGTAA
- a CDS encoding sugar ABC transporter substrate-binding protein — protein sequence MKKILNFKVIIIGLAIVLTSIAIFLFAYIHFLKKNNFNRPFKIGFAMSTLKEERWFFDRKYLIDAAKEKGFEVEWTNANENDMTQYQQVKYLISKGINLLIIVPSSYDSAKNAIELANQKNIPVICYDRIALDANIDAYVGFNNQKIGEIMAKYLLKQSPSGNYVFILGNPKDYNTHQIKEGYRKILTPYINLGKINILLEDYCYKWKKEYAYEYVAKLLQAGKRIDAILAQNDSLAEGAISALAEKRLAGKIPVVGQDAELSACRRIVNGYQLMTVYKPIRKLSELAIEISEKLIKKEKLPSSKNFINNGYKMVPAYLVEPIAVTNRNMKLIIEEGYHSYEEIFGK from the coding sequence ATGAAAAAGATATTAAATTTTAAAGTAATCATAATAGGATTAGCTATTGTATTGACATCTATTGCCATCTTTTTGTTTGCTTATATTCACTTTTTAAAAAAGAACAATTTCAATCGACCGTTTAAAATTGGATTTGCAATGAGCACACTAAAAGAAGAAAGATGGTTTTTTGACAGAAAATATCTCATTGATGCTGCAAAAGAGAAAGGTTTTGAAGTAGAGTGGACCAACGCAAACGAAAATGATATGACCCAATATCAACAGGTTAAATATCTTATTTCAAAAGGTATAAACTTGCTTATTATAGTTCCCAGCAGTTATGACTCTGCAAAAAATGCAATTGAACTTGCAAACCAGAAAAACATCCCTGTCATATGTTACGACCGAATAGCTTTAGATGCAAACATAGATGCCTATGTAGGATTTAACAATCAAAAGATTGGCGAAATTATGGCAAAATACTTACTAAAACAATCACCTTCCGGCAACTATGTTTTTATTCTAGGAAATCCAAAGGATTATAATACCCACCAAATAAAAGAGGGATATAGAAAAATCTTGACTCCATATATAAACTTAGGTAAAATCAATATCCTTCTTGAAGACTATTGTTACAAATGGAAAAAAGAGTATGCATATGAATATGTGGCAAAGCTGCTTCAGGCAGGAAAGCGTATTGATGCAATTTTGGCACAAAATGACTCTTTAGCAGAAGGAGCTATTTCTGCTCTGGCTGAAAAAAGGCTTGCAGGGAAAATTCCGGTTGTTGGGCAGGACGCTGAGCTTAGTGCTTGCAGAAGGATTGTAAATGGATATCAGCTCATGACAGTATACAAACCAATTAGAAAGCTTTCTGAGCTTGCAATAGAAATTTCTGAAAAGCTTATTAAAAAAGAAAAACTGCCTTCTTCAAAAAACTTCATTAATAATGGTTACAAAATGGTTCCAGCGTATTTGGTCGAACCGATTGCTGTTACAAATAGAAACATGAAGTTAATAATAGAGGAAGGCTATCACTCATATGAAGAGATTTTTGGCAAATAA